The genomic segment CAGGCCACCGTCCGGGTGGAGAACCGGGCGCACGCGGCGACCGCCGGCCTGAACCCGACCTGGCCGCGGACCGACGAGTGGTACAACTTCCGGACCAACCCCCGGTCGTCGGCCCGGGTGCTGGCCACCCTCGACGAGTCGACCTACTCCGGCGGCACGATGGGCGCCGACCACCCGCACACCTGGTGCAAGACCATGCAGGGCGGCCGCTCCTTCTACACCGGCTCCGGCCACACCCAGGCCAGCTACGCCGAGTCCGGCTTCCGGTCGCTGCTGCTCGGCGGCATCCGGTACGCGGCCAACCGCACCAAGGCCGACTGCCGCCCCGAGACCGGCTACACCACCCTCTACAACGGCGCCACCACCGGTTGGTCGCAGGCCGGGCCCGGCGCCTTCACCAACAGCAACGGCACCCTCACCTCGACCGGCGGGATCGGCCTGTTCTGGTACAGCGCCCGGGAGTTCCGCTCCTACTCACTCAAGTTGGACTGGAACGCCCACGGCGACGACAACTCCGGCGTCTTCCTCGGCTTCCCGGCGAGCAACGATCCCAACTCGGCCATCACCAACGGGTACGAGGTGCAGATCGACGCCACCGACGTGCCGGAACGGACCACCGGATCGGTGTACGGGTTCCAGTCGGCCGACCTCGCCGCCCGGGACGCCGCACTGAACCCGCCCGGCGAGTGGAACACCTACGAACTGCTGGTGGAGGGCGAGCGGCTGCAGGTCTTCCTCAACGGCGTGCGGATCAACGACTTCACCAACACCGACCCGGTCCGGTCGCTCACCTCCGGCCACATCGGCATCCAGAACCACGGCACCGGCGACGACGTGTCGTTCCGCAACATCCGGATCAGGGAGGCGGGCGGCACCGCGCCCCGGGTCGGGCCGATCACCGGCGCCGCCGGCAAGTGCGTCGATGTCAGCGGGGCCAGCTCCGCCGACGGCACCAAGATCCAACTGTGGAGCTGCCACGGCGGCACCAACCAGCAGTGGACGGTGACTGGAAGCACCCTGCGTTCGCTCAACAAATGCATGAGCGTCGCCGGCGGCAGCACCGCGAACGGCGGCCTGGTGCAGCTGGCGACCTGCAACGGCAGCGGCGC from the Solwaraspora sp. WMMD1047 genome contains:
- a CDS encoding ThuA domain-containing protein, with translation MRQTMRTALRTAAAALVILAGTGLGGSPAHAADAPYDVLVFSKTVGFRHDSIAVGIQTIRELGAANSFTVTATEDSNQFNATNLAQFEAVVFLNTTGDVLTAGQQTAFENYIRSGGGYVGVHSAADTEYDWAFYGELVGAYFASHPAIQQATVRVENRAHAATAGLNPTWPRTDEWYNFRTNPRSSARVLATLDESTYSGGTMGADHPHTWCKTMQGGRSFYTGSGHTQASYAESGFRSLLLGGIRYAANRTKADCRPETGYTTLYNGATTGWSQAGPGAFTNSNGTLTSTGGIGLFWYSAREFRSYSLKLDWNAHGDDNSGVFLGFPASNDPNSAITNGYEVQIDATDVPERTTGSVYGFQSADLAARDAALNPPGEWNTYELLVEGERLQVFLNGVRINDFTNTDPVRSLTSGHIGIQNHGTGDDVSFRNIRIREAGGTAPRVGPITGAAGKCVDVSGASSADGTKIQLWSCHGGTNQQWTVTGSTLRSLNKCMSVAGGSTANGGLVQLATCNGSGAQNWAAGANGSLVNSQSGRCLDANGGSTADGTQLIIWSCHGGTNQRWTLP